Proteins encoded together in one Coregonus clupeaformis isolate EN_2021a chromosome 30, ASM2061545v1, whole genome shotgun sequence window:
- the LOC121545532 gene encoding histone-lysine N-methyltransferase SUV39H1 translates to MAEDLNGCSISCKLSLDDLQAVCRQERLHCKELQVNKHNIDDYEVEYLCDYKKSKEQELYLVKWKGYPESANTWEPRKNLKCKKLMTQFHEDMEREMRRQKRRTTCPKRLDKDVAWILVQKAKLRQRLQRWEADLNKTRNHPGRIFVLNEVDLDGPPRDFTYINTYKVGEGIVLNEMAVGCECKDCFSDPVGGCCPGASLHRLAYTDKGQVRVRAGEPIYECNTRCSCGPDCPNRVVQKGIPFDLCIFKTENGRGWGVRALQHIKKNTFVMEYVGEIITSDEAEKRGHLYDRQGATYLFDLDYVEDVYTVDAAHHGNISHFVNHSCNPNLQVYNVFIDNLDERLPRIALFSTRPIRAGEELTFDYKMQVDPVDAESTRMDSNFSLVGLPSSPKKRIRVECRCGSDTCRKYLF, encoded by the exons ATGGCGGAAGATTTGAACG GTTGCAGCATATCCTGCAAGCTGTCTTTGGACGATCTGCAGGCTGTCTGCCGCCAGGAAAGGCTCCACTGTAAAGAACTACAGGTGAACAAGCATAACATCGATGACTATGAGGTTGAGTACCTCTGTGACTACAAGAAGTCTAAG GAGCAAGAGTTGTACCTTGTCAAATGGAAGGGATACCCTGAGTCGGCCAACACCTGGGAGCCCCGCAAAAATCTCAAGTGCAAGAAGCTGATGACGCAGTTCCACGAGGACATGGAGCGTGAAATGAGGCGGCAAAAGAGACGGACCACCTGCCCCAAGCGGCTGGACAAGGACGTGGCCTGGATCCTGGTGCAGAAAGCCAAACTCCGCCAGAGGCTCCAGCGCTGGGAGGCCGACCTGAACAAGACGCGCAACCACCCAGGCCGCATCTTTGTCCTGAACGAGGTGGACTTGGATGGCCCGCCCAGGGACTTCACTTACATCAACACCTACAAGGTGGGCGAGGGCATCGTGCTCAATGAGATGGCCGTTGGCTGTGAGTGTAAGGACTGTTTCAGTGATCCGGTCGGAGGCTGCTGCCCCGGGGCCTCCCTTCACCGCCTGGCCTACACTGACAAGGGCCAGGTGCGAGTGCGGGCCGGGGAGCCCATCTACGAGTGTAACACCCGCTGCAGCTGCGGGCCTGACTGCCCCAACCGAGTGGTCCAGAAGGGCATTCCATTCGACCTGTGCATCTTCAAGACTGAGAATGGCCGAGGCTGGGGCGTGCGCGCACTACAGCACATCAAAAAGAACACCTTTGTCATGGAGTACGTTGGAGAG ATCATCACATCGGATGAGGCGGAGAAGAGAGGACACCTGTACGACCGGCAGGGCGCCACCTACCTGTTTGACCTGGACTATGTGGAGGACGTTTATACGGTGGATGCCGCTCACCATGGCAACATCTCCCACTTTGTCAACCATAGT TGCAACCCCAACCTGCAAGTATACAACGTGTTTATAGACAACCTGGATGAGAGGCTCCCGAGGATAGCTTTATTTTCAACACGCCCCATCAGGGCAGGAGAAGAGCTCACTTTTGACTATAAGATGCAAG TTGATCCAGTCGATGCGGAGAGCACAAGGATGGACTCAAATTTCAGTTTAGTGGGACTCCCAAGCTCTCCCAAAAAGCGGATTCGGGTGGAGTGCAGGTGTGGATCTGACACATGTCGAAAGTATCTCTTCTGA
- the LOC121546558 gene encoding probable G-protein coupled receptor 173: protein MANGNESSEGLGGPLAAVVATTGGMAVGGPSSAVSTYIKLVLLGLIICISLVGNLVVSLLVLRDRALHKAPYYFLLDLCLADTIRSAVCFPFVLVSIKNGSTWTYSVLSCKVVAFMAVLFCFHAAFMLFCISVTRYMAIAHHRFYSKRMTFWTCVAVVCMVWTLSVAMAFPPVFDVGTYKFIREEDQCIFEHRYFKANDTLGFMLMLAVLILATHVVYMKLLLFEYKHRKMKPVQMVPAISQNWTFHGPGATGQAAANWIAGFGRGPMPPTLLGIRQNLHNQNRRLLGMEEFKAEKQLGRMFYVITLLFLVLWSPYIVACYWRVFVKACTIPHRYLSTTVWMSFAQAGVNPIVCFFLNKDLKKGLLSHLPASCRTKPHLPREPYRVM, encoded by the coding sequence ATGGCCAATGGCAACGAAAGCAGCGAGGGGCTCGGCGGTCCCCTGGCGGCGGTGGTGGCCACGACGGGAGGGATGGCAGTCGGGGGCCCGTCGTCAGCCGTGTCTACCTACATCAAACTGGTCCTACTGGGGCTGATCATCTGCATCAGCCTGGTGGGTAACCTGGTGGTGTCACTGTTGGTCCTCAGGGACCGGGCCCTGCACAAGGCCCCCTACTACTTCCTGCTGGACCTGTGCCTGGCCGACACCATCCGCTCGGCCGTCTGCTTCCCCTTCGTGCTGGTGTCCATCAAGAACGGCTCGACCTGGACCTACAGCGTGCTCAGCTGCAAGGTGGTGGCCTTCATGGCCGTGCTCTTCTGCTTCCATGCCGCCTTCATGCTCTTTTGCATCAGCGTGACGCGCTACATGGCCATCGCCCACCACCGCTTCTACTCCAAGCGTATGACCTTCTGGACGTGCGTGGCGGTGGTGTGCATGGTGTGGACACTGTCGGTGGCCATGGCCTTCCCACCCGTCTTTGATGTGGGCACCTACAAGTTCATCCGCGAGGAGGACCAGTGCATCTTCGAGCACCGCTACTTCAAGGCAAACGACACACTGGGCTTTATGCTGATGCTGGCTGTGCTGATCCTGGCCACGCACGTGGTCTACATGAAACTGCTGCTCTTTGAGTACAAGCACCGCAAGATGAAGCCCGTCCAGATGGTGCCAGCCATTAGCCAAAACTGGACCTTCCACGGGCCTGGCGCCACCGGCCAGGCGGCAGCCAACTGGATCGCAGGCTTTGGTCGGGGCCCCATGCCGCCCACCCTGCTGGGCATCCGGCAGAACTTGCACAACCAGAACCGGCGCCTGCTGGGCATGGAGGAGTTCAAGGCGGAGAAGCAGCTCGGCAGGATGTTCTACGTGATCACCCTGTTGTTCCTGGTGCTGTGGTCGCCCTACATAGTGGCCTGCTACTGGCGGGTGTTTGTGAAGGCCTGCACCATACCGCACCGGTACCTCTCCACCACTGTATGGATGAGCTTCGCCCAGGCAGGGGTAAACCCCATTGTCTGCTTCTTCCTCAACAAGGACCTGAAGAAGGGGCTCCTGTCCCACCTGCCAGCCAGCTGTAGGACTAAACCTCATCTGCCCCGAGAGCCTTACCGCGTCATGTGA